A portion of the Caloranaerobacter ferrireducens genome contains these proteins:
- the tsaD gene encoding tRNA (adenosine(37)-N6)-threonylcarbamoyltransferase complex transferase subunit TsaD, which yields MKDIITLAIETSCDETSVSVVKNGREVLSNIISSQIEIHKKFGGVVPEVASRKHIESINIIIQEALDEANVTFDDIDNIGVTYGPGLVGALLVGVSTAKAIAFGKNIPLVGVNHIEGHICANFIEDKELKPPFVCLVVSGGHTHLVLVKDYGEYEVIGKTRDDAAGEAFDKVARALGLGYPGGPIIDKLAAIGNKNAIDFPRVYLDDRSFDFSFSGLKSAVLNYLNNSKQKGIEIVVEDVAASFQQSVIEVLVEKTIKAAKDKGVNVVALAGGVAANEGLRNLISKRCIEEGLELRYPSKKLCTDNAAMIGCAAYYDYLKGYRADLRLNAVPNLKLGDKKY from the coding sequence ATGAAAGATATAATAACTTTAGCTATAGAGACTTCATGTGATGAGACATCTGTTTCTGTTGTAAAGAATGGTAGAGAAGTATTATCTAACATTATTTCTTCTCAAATAGAGATACATAAAAAATTTGGTGGAGTTGTTCCAGAAGTTGCTTCAAGAAAGCATATTGAAAGTATTAATATAATTATTCAAGAAGCTTTAGATGAAGCTAATGTTACATTTGATGATATAGATAATATAGGAGTTACATACGGTCCAGGACTAGTTGGAGCTTTACTAGTTGGGGTATCTACGGCTAAAGCCATAGCCTTTGGGAAGAATATACCTTTAGTAGGAGTAAATCATATTGAAGGACATATATGTGCTAATTTTATAGAAGATAAAGAGCTAAAGCCTCCATTTGTTTGTTTAGTTGTGTCAGGGGGGCATACACACTTAGTTTTAGTTAAAGATTACGGCGAATATGAAGTAATCGGTAAAACGAGAGATGATGCTGCTGGTGAGGCATTTGATAAGGTTGCAAGAGCATTGGGGCTTGGATATCCAGGAGGTCCTATTATAGATAAATTAGCTGCAATAGGGAATAAAAACGCTATTGATTTTCCTAGAGTATATTTAGATGATAGGAGTTTTGATTTTAGCTTTAGTGGATTGAAATCTGCTGTGTTAAATTATTTAAACAACTCTAAACAAAAAGGTATAGAAATAGTAGTAGAAGATGTAGCAGCTAGTTTCCAGCAATCTGTTATAGAGGTTTTGGTAGAAAAGACGATAAAAGCAGCTAAGGATAAAGGAGTTAATGTAGTTGCTTTAGCTGGTGGTGTAGCAGCAAATGAAGGATTAAGAAATCTTATAAGTAAAAGATGTATTGAAGAGGGATTAGAATTAAGATATCCATCAAAAAAATTATGTACAGATAATGCAGCAATGATTGGGTGTGCCGCATATTATGACTATTTAAAAGGGTATAGAGCTGATTTGCGCTTAAATGCAGTACCTAATCTTAAACTTGGAGACAAAAAATATTAA
- a CDS encoding biotin transporter BioY: MSTRNLVFSAMFAALTAVCAQIFINLPFTPIPVTLQVLAVFLSGIILGDRMGALSQLVYLFIGAIGIPVFAGFSGGLQVLVGYTGGFLIAFPIASFVIGKIVNSFSKTSPKLNLAVNTLAMIIGLIIIYLMGATQYAIIAKVSFINSLSVTVLPFIFADLLKLIAAVLIAEPVKKALKNAKLI; encoded by the coding sequence ATGTCAACGAGAAACTTAGTCTTTTCAGCTATGTTTGCTGCACTAACTGCAGTATGTGCTCAAATATTTATTAACTTACCTTTTACACCTATTCCTGTCACTCTACAAGTTTTAGCTGTATTCTTATCAGGGATTATATTAGGTGACAGAATGGGAGCTTTATCCCAATTAGTTTACTTATTTATAGGTGCAATTGGCATTCCTGTATTTGCTGGCTTTTCTGGTGGTTTGCAAGTATTAGTTGGGTATACAGGAGGTTTTTTAATTGCTTTTCCTATAGCTAGCTTTGTAATAGGAAAAATAGTTAATTCTTTCAGTAAGACTTCTCCAAAACTAAACTTAGCTGTAAATACTTTAGCTATGATAATAGGACTAATTATTATTTACTTAATGGGAGCAACTCAATACGCAATAATTGCTAAAGTTAGCTTTATTAATTCATTAAGTGTAACTGTATTACCTTTTATCTTTGCAGACTTACTTAAATTAATTGCTGCTGTTTTAATAGCTGAACCTGTTAAAAAAGCTTTAAAAAATGCAAAGTTGATATAG
- a CDS encoding ABC transporter ATP-binding protein, producing MIKLEGLTKIYKMGDISVTALKDVSFSIEKEEFVAIMGPSGSGKSTLMNIIGCLDKPTKGKYVLDGVSIQGLNDDELASIRNKKIGFVFQAFNLLPRTTALKNVELPMMYAGVPAKERRKRAIELLEKVGLGDRIDHKPNELSGGQRQRVAIARALVNNPAIILADEPTGNLDTKSGEEIMDIFKNLNEEGVTIIIVTHEADIAQKAKRVVTFRDGVVVEDRKLK from the coding sequence ATGATTAAGTTAGAGGGCTTGACTAAGATCTATAAAATGGGAGATATTTCTGTTACTGCATTAAAGGATGTTAGTTTTAGTATTGAAAAAGAAGAATTTGTGGCTATTATGGGTCCGTCAGGTTCTGGAAAATCGACTTTAATGAATATAATTGGATGTTTAGATAAGCCAACAAAAGGCAAATATGTATTAGATGGAGTAAGCATTCAAGGCTTAAATGATGATGAATTAGCTTCGATAAGAAATAAGAAGATAGGTTTTGTATTTCAAGCATTTAATTTACTACCAAGAACAACTGCACTAAAAAATGTTGAGCTCCCAATGATGTATGCAGGGGTTCCAGCTAAAGAAAGAAGAAAGAGAGCTATAGAATTGTTAGAAAAAGTTGGACTTGGAGATAGAATAGATCACAAACCTAACGAATTGTCTGGAGGACAAAGACAGAGAGTTGCTATAGCTAGAGCTTTGGTTAACAACCCAGCAATAATATTGGCTGATGAGCCGACAGGTAACTTAGATACAAAATCTGGAGAAGAAATTATGGATATTTTTAAAAATCTCAATGAAGAAGGAGTAACCATAATTATTGTAACTCATGAAGCAGATATAGCTCAGAAGGCTAAAAGAGTTGTTACATTCAGGGATGGAGTGGTTGTAGAAGATAGGAAGCTTAAATAA
- a CDS encoding ABC transporter permease — MNFLESVKVALSSLWANKMRSFLTMLGIIIGITSVIAIVSLGQGSQAKIGSEFEKFGTNRVIFWMNWSANPRYRDRFDDGDIEDIKRVFKDDIKAISPNFNINGKANKGRETASVTLYGVNEDYNKIESIDIVDGRFLLTSDIKGKRSVGVIDKELAMKIFKRTDVIGEKILVDTGYSKISFTIVGIYESQASSFEKLAERFGQEIPTNIYLPVTYMKKLGYGNRYWAIEVNMADSSKIEKVSKDIIKLVERRHRNSGNDYYRSQSAKQQMQIMDNVLGILSKVVGAIAAISLLVGGIGVMNIMLVSVTERTREIGIRKAIGARRKDILMQFLVEAMIISGIGGLIGTILGLIIANVIAISMGLPPTVSIVTVLIAVLFSAGVGIFFGIYPANKAAKLDPIEALRYE, encoded by the coding sequence ATGAATTTTTTAGAAAGCGTAAAAGTTGCACTTTCTAGCCTCTGGGCTAATAAAATGCGTTCATTTTTAACAATGCTGGGAATAATAATAGGTATCACATCTGTAATTGCTATTGTGTCTTTAGGTCAAGGCAGTCAAGCGAAAATTGGAAGTGAATTTGAAAAATTTGGTACGAATAGAGTTATTTTTTGGATGAATTGGAGTGCAAATCCAAGGTATAGAGATCGTTTTGATGATGGTGATATTGAAGATATTAAAAGAGTATTTAAAGATGATATAAAGGCGATATCTCCCAATTTTAATATTAATGGTAAGGCAAATAAAGGTAGAGAAACAGCTTCAGTTACACTATATGGAGTAAATGAAGACTACAATAAAATTGAGAGCATAGATATTGTCGATGGAAGATTTTTACTAACATCAGATATAAAAGGAAAAAGAAGTGTTGGAGTAATAGACAAAGAACTTGCAATGAAAATTTTTAAGAGAACTGATGTAATAGGAGAGAAAATTCTTGTAGATACTGGGTACTCGAAAATTTCATTTACAATAGTTGGGATATATGAATCTCAAGCATCTTCATTTGAGAAGTTAGCTGAAAGATTTGGTCAAGAAATACCTACAAATATATATTTGCCTGTAACATATATGAAAAAATTAGGTTATGGTAATAGGTACTGGGCTATTGAAGTAAATATGGCGGATAGCAGCAAAATTGAGAAAGTTTCTAAGGATATAATAAAGCTTGTAGAAAGGCGTCATAGAAATTCAGGTAACGATTATTACAGGAGCCAGAGTGCAAAACAGCAAATGCAGATTATGGATAATGTATTAGGAATTTTATCAAAGGTTGTGGGAGCGATAGCAGCGATATCTTTATTAGTTGGTGGAATTGGTGTAATGAACATAATGCTTGTATCTGTAACAGAGAGGACAAGGGAGATAGGTATAAGAAAGGCTATAGGTGCTAGACGAAAGGATATTCTCATGCAGTTTTTAGTTGAAGCTATGATCATATCAGGTATAGGTGGTTTAATAGGAACGATTTTAGGTTTAATTATTGCAAATGTTATTGCTATTTCAATGGGGTTACCACCAACAGTATCAATAGTTACTGTTTTAATAGCGGTATTGTTTTCTGCTGGTGTTGGAATATTCTTTGGAATATATCCAGCTAATAAGGCTGCAAAACTTGACCCAATAGAAGCATTAAGATACGAATAA
- a CDS encoding sensor histidine kinase, whose amino-acid sequence MNIDKNILAILLILAQCLFIFINQFIYAIETLGKIKSVLLFVDLIILTLTVSVLYVIRGLGDEIRKKTEINFLKLHLDQVEKLILTLQMQQHEHTRHIQTLQAMLYLDEISSAKQYIDGISEKYKNDRNDIIVIKNNPALTALLNSKIKVAESKRINFDFAIKCDLRKLEISSWDLCSILGNLIDNAFEAVLEEEKNRKVGLEIKFDNNEHVIYVYNNGPKIIEKEKIFTAGYSTKKSIGRGFGLYIVSNIVKKYNGWIEVISDKRTVFIVHLPFKSGDKVD is encoded by the coding sequence TTGAACATAGATAAAAATATTTTAGCTATTCTATTAATTCTTGCACAATGCTTATTTATTTTTATTAATCAATTTATTTATGCTATTGAGACTTTAGGTAAAATAAAGAGTGTTTTGTTATTTGTAGATTTAATAATTTTGACTTTGACAGTTTCAGTATTATATGTAATAAGAGGACTTGGAGATGAAATAAGAAAAAAAACGGAAATAAATTTTCTTAAGTTACATTTAGACCAAGTAGAAAAATTGATATTAACTTTGCAAATGCAGCAACATGAGCATACAAGACATATTCAAACACTGCAAGCCATGCTTTATTTAGATGAGATAAGTAGTGCTAAACAATATATAGATGGTATATCTGAAAAATATAAAAATGATAGAAATGATATTATTGTTATTAAAAACAATCCTGCTTTAACAGCATTGTTAAATAGCAAAATTAAAGTTGCAGAGTCTAAAAGAATAAACTTTGATTTTGCTATAAAATGCGACTTAAGGAAATTGGAAATCTCTTCTTGGGATTTATGTAGTATATTAGGGAATCTTATTGATAATGCATTTGAGGCAGTTCTTGAAGAAGAAAAGAATAGAAAAGTTGGTTTAGAAATAAAATTTGATAATAATGAGCATGTAATATATGTATATAATAATGGGCCTAAAATTATTGAAAAAGAAAAAATATTTACTGCGGGTTATTCGACTAAAAAATCTATAGGACGTGGTTTTGGATTGTATATTGTAAGTAATATAGTAAAAAAGTATAATGGTTGGATTGAAGTAATATCAGATAAAAGGACAGTTTTTATAGTACATTTACCTTTTAAAAGTGGTGATAAGGTTGATTAA
- a CDS encoding ABC-F family ATP-binding cassette domain-containing protein — MIVLSCSNLSKSYVANKILNNISFTINSGEKIGLVGLNGTGKSTLFKILAGKLSKDSGEIYIAKDHKIGYLEQNTQVESNSTVFEETLKVFKQLIDMEKKLRNLEEEISVESKNGSSTKLQNLMDLYSKLMEEFTNKNGYGYKSEIKGVLKGLGFTEDEFDKPVNKLSGGQKTRISLAKLLLEKPDILLLDEPTNHLDIEAIGWLEKFIKDYKGTAIIISHDRYFLDSIANRIFLIENSTLKSYNGNYSTFMKKRKKERKLLQKKYEEQQKEIKRQEEIISRFMSYGGKRYIRQAQSRQKMLDKMKKIDKPIQDRKKTKIVFEPKIKSGYEVIKVKDLSMSFGDFKLFKDLSFSIYRGEKVGLIGPNGIGKTTLFKIILSEINPTSGEITLGHHVNIGYYDQEQSNLNLEKTIVDEIWDENPDFDHYQIRSILAKFLFQGDDIFKEISTLSGGEKSRLALLKLMLSKANFLLMDEPTNHLDIDSKEVLEDALKDYEGTLLVISHDRYFLNKVTDKILELSSEGIKEYLGNYDYYLDKKKANEAQEEIFNDKTKTQIKAERKKLKEQKKKEKKLREKIKNLESRISQYEEKISELEEYMCKPEVFNDPTKSIEISMEANSLKKELEELYDEWMELTENNV, encoded by the coding sequence ATGATTGTATTATCATGCAGTAATTTATCTAAATCATATGTTGCCAATAAAATCTTAAACAATATATCATTTACTATAAATAGTGGAGAAAAAATAGGTTTAGTTGGTCTGAATGGTACAGGTAAATCTACGCTATTTAAAATACTAGCTGGTAAATTAAGTAAAGATTCAGGAGAAATTTATATAGCTAAAGACCATAAAATAGGATACCTTGAACAAAATACACAAGTCGAAAGTAATAGTACAGTATTTGAAGAAACTTTAAAAGTCTTTAAACAACTCATTGATATGGAAAAAAAATTAAGGAATTTAGAAGAAGAAATAAGTGTTGAAAGTAAAAATGGTTCATCAACAAAACTGCAAAATTTAATGGACCTTTACTCAAAATTGATGGAAGAATTCACTAACAAAAATGGATATGGTTATAAAAGTGAGATAAAAGGAGTTTTAAAAGGTTTGGGCTTTACTGAAGACGAATTTGATAAACCTGTAAACAAGTTAAGTGGAGGTCAAAAAACTAGAATTTCTCTAGCAAAATTATTGCTTGAGAAACCTGACATCTTACTTTTAGACGAGCCAACAAACCATCTTGACATAGAAGCTATAGGCTGGCTTGAAAAGTTTATAAAAGACTATAAAGGAACTGCAATAATAATTTCTCACGATAGATATTTTCTAGACTCTATTGCAAATAGAATATTTCTAATCGAAAATTCTACACTTAAATCATACAATGGAAATTACTCAACCTTTATGAAAAAAAGAAAAAAAGAAAGGAAGCTCCTACAAAAAAAATATGAAGAACAACAAAAAGAAATTAAAAGACAAGAAGAAATTATTAGTAGATTTATGTCGTATGGTGGTAAACGGTATATAAGACAAGCACAAAGCAGACAAAAAATGCTTGATAAAATGAAAAAAATCGACAAACCTATACAAGATCGAAAAAAAACTAAAATAGTTTTTGAGCCTAAAATTAAAAGTGGTTATGAAGTTATTAAAGTAAAAGATTTATCCATGAGTTTTGGTGATTTCAAGCTTTTTAAAGATTTAAGCTTTTCTATATACAGAGGAGAAAAAGTAGGACTTATCGGTCCTAATGGTATCGGAAAAACAACATTATTCAAAATTATTTTAAGCGAAATAAATCCAACAAGTGGTGAAATAACTCTAGGCCATCATGTAAATATAGGTTATTATGATCAGGAACAATCAAACCTTAACTTAGAAAAAACTATTGTAGATGAAATCTGGGATGAAAACCCTGATTTTGACCATTATCAAATAAGATCTATCCTTGCAAAATTCTTATTTCAAGGAGATGATATTTTCAAAGAAATTAGCACTCTGAGTGGTGGGGAAAAAAGTCGCCTAGCCCTACTAAAATTAATGCTGTCTAAAGCAAATTTTCTTCTAATGGACGAACCTACTAATCACCTCGACATAGATTCCAAAGAAGTTTTAGAAGATGCTCTTAAGGATTATGAAGGAACACTACTTGTCATATCTCATGACAGATATTTCTTAAATAAAGTAACAGATAAAATATTAGAACTAAGTAGTGAAGGAATCAAAGAATATCTTGGTAATTATGATTATTATTTAGATAAGAAAAAGGCTAATGAAGCTCAAGAAGAAATTTTCAATGATAAAACTAAAACTCAAATTAAAGCAGAAAGAAAGAAATTAAAAGAACAGAAGAAAAAAGAGAAAAAACTTAGAGAAAAAATTAAAAATTTAGAATCTAGAATTAGTCAATACGAAGAAAAAATATCTGAGCTAGAAGAATATATGTGCAAGCCTGAAGTCTTTAATGATCCAACTAAAAGTATAGAAATTAGCATGGAAGCTAATAGTTTAAAAAAGGAACTTGAAGAACTTTATGATGAATGGATGGAATTAACTGAAAATAATGTATAA
- a CDS encoding methyl-accepting chemotaxis protein — protein sequence MKNKRKRRYGLGFKITFMYIIIIALLMSGFGIMSYLRSVEILEKELKSTTFQLVKQVESTVDNYLNGIEESFITMSHDQNVQKAISDPDSIDRMIKSFEGYMKAHKDIKNIYLGTKDGKMYLYPEVKLSEGFDPTVRPWYKQAVANKKLTWTDPYIDDSTGELVVSAAIPIYNKSGFNEFVGVLAIDISLDTLANMVNNIQVGKKGYPVLMDKNGKIMTHKNRELIGKPVPVKEIVEAMNKNKEGVVDYKFEENGKLYDKFAVYTTVDRLGWRILVVMYVNEIKENVMLILRNTLLFGGIFLLVGIVASYLLSKSITKPIKSLVAEMRKIKNGDLTAKCNVKSKDEIGELAENFNITTLELSKLIRNVKEVVNEVTSASQNLAATAEEVSASAEEVTSAVEEIANGATEQAADTEKGVKIVNGLAEKIVELNTSADEMLNSAKEIMDVNTSSIDLVEMLKDKTKENDESIKRIERAIIELDNKTKNIGDILDTITSISEQTNLLALNASIEAARAGEHGKGFAVVADEIRKLAEDSGSAADRIKEIITEIQKESKNTVEIMKEVKVRSEEQSQNVFEVNKAFELISESIEKITGKIETLYEFVNGINRDKDLIVDSISSISAVAEQTAASSEQVSASMQQQASAIEEVAKAADKLSGLAMSLEEEMDRFKVE from the coding sequence ATGAAGAACAAGAGAAAAAGAAGATATGGATTGGGTTTTAAAATAACTTTTATGTATATTATAATCATAGCTTTGTTGATGTCTGGATTTGGAATAATGTCTTATTTAAGATCAGTTGAAATATTAGAAAAAGAATTAAAATCTACAACTTTTCAGTTAGTAAAACAAGTAGAATCAACGGTAGATAATTACTTAAACGGAATTGAAGAAAGTTTTATTACAATGAGCCATGATCAAAATGTGCAAAAAGCTATTTCTGATCCTGATAGTATTGATAGAATGATTAAGAGCTTTGAAGGCTATATGAAAGCTCATAAAGATATAAAAAACATTTATTTAGGTACAAAAGATGGAAAAATGTATTTGTATCCCGAGGTAAAGTTAAGTGAAGGATTTGACCCTACTGTAAGACCTTGGTATAAACAGGCTGTAGCAAATAAGAAGTTAACATGGACAGATCCATATATAGATGACAGTACTGGAGAGCTTGTTGTTTCTGCTGCAATACCAATATACAACAAGTCAGGTTTTAATGAATTTGTAGGAGTATTAGCTATAGATATTTCTCTTGATACATTAGCTAATATGGTAAATAATATTCAAGTTGGGAAAAAAGGATACCCAGTTTTAATGGACAAGAATGGAAAAATCATGACTCATAAAAATAGAGAACTGATTGGTAAACCAGTACCTGTTAAAGAAATAGTAGAGGCGATGAATAAGAATAAAGAAGGTGTTGTGGATTATAAGTTTGAGGAAAATGGAAAACTGTATGACAAGTTTGCTGTATACACAACTGTTGATAGATTAGGTTGGAGAATACTTGTAGTTATGTATGTTAACGAAATAAAAGAAAATGTTATGCTCATTTTAAGAAATACATTGTTATTTGGTGGAATTTTCCTATTAGTAGGGATTGTAGCTTCTTACTTATTATCAAAATCTATAACTAAACCAATTAAGTCTTTGGTTGCTGAAATGAGGAAAATAAAGAATGGAGATTTAACTGCAAAATGTAATGTGAAGTCTAAAGATGAGATTGGTGAACTTGCAGAGAATTTCAATATTACTACATTAGAATTGAGTAAATTGATAAGAAATGTTAAGGAAGTAGTAAATGAAGTTACTTCAGCTTCACAGAATTTAGCTGCTACTGCTGAAGAAGTAAGTGCTTCTGCAGAAGAAGTTACAAGTGCTGTAGAAGAAATTGCAAATGGTGCGACAGAGCAGGCTGCAGATACTGAAAAAGGAGTTAAAATAGTAAATGGTTTAGCTGAAAAAATTGTTGAACTAAATACAAGTGCAGATGAAATGTTAAATTCAGCTAAGGAGATAATGGATGTAAATACTTCTAGTATAGATTTGGTCGAAATGCTTAAGGATAAGACAAAGGAGAATGATGAATCAATTAAGAGAATTGAAAGAGCGATTATAGAATTAGATAATAAGACTAAAAATATCGGAGATATCCTAGATACTATAACTTCAATTTCTGAACAGACTAATCTTTTAGCATTAAATGCTTCAATTGAGGCCGCTAGAGCGGGTGAACATGGAAAGGGATTTGCAGTTGTTGCAGATGAGATAAGGAAACTTGCTGAAGATTCTGGCAGTGCAGCAGATAGAATTAAAGAGATTATAACTGAAATTCAAAAAGAGAGTAAGAATACAGTTGAAATAATGAAAGAAGTTAAAGTTAGATCAGAAGAACAGTCTCAAAATGTATTTGAAGTTAATAAAGCGTTTGAGCTTATATCTGAATCTATAGAAAAAATAACAGGAAAAATTGAAACCTTGTATGAATTTGTAAATGGAATAAATAGAGATAAAGACTTAATTGTAGATTCTATAAGCAGTATTTCTGCTGTGGCAGAACAGACAGCAGCTTCATCAGAGCAGGTAAGTGCATCAATGCAGCAGCAAGCTTCAGCTATAGAGGAAGTTGCTAAAGCAGCAGATAAGTTAAGTGGATTGGCAATGAGCTTAGAAGAAGAAATGGATAGATTTAAGGTAGAGTAA
- a CDS encoding accessory gene regulator ArgB-like protein, giving the protein MIKRFSIKIASFLKNQSESEKTDIEILAYGMEIAVRTIIKIFMTVILSLMLQIFDTTFICILNFVTFRIIGGGAHLDTYLGCLSLSIIIFLMIGKLSKINISSDILMILLLLVILFGLYVTIKYVPADTEKRRITNSKKIIKAKRNTLLVLVVWMIGVMMLIKKLYISFATASILGVLVSFLFMTTLGYAIIDTLNSFFEWFKTLSFLKERRRKGC; this is encoded by the coding sequence TTGATTAAGAGATTTTCTATAAAAATAGCAAGTTTTTTAAAGAATCAATCAGAGTCTGAAAAAACTGATATAGAAATTTTAGCATATGGAATGGAAATTGCAGTTAGAACAATTATAAAGATTTTTATGACTGTAATATTATCATTAATGCTGCAAATTTTTGATACTACTTTTATATGCATTTTAAATTTTGTTACCTTTAGGATTATTGGAGGGGGTGCACATTTAGATACATATCTTGGGTGTTTGTCATTAAGTATTATTATTTTTCTTATGATTGGAAAATTGTCAAAGATAAATATTTCAAGTGATATATTAATGATTTTATTATTATTGGTAATTTTATTTGGATTATATGTGACTATTAAGTATGTACCAGCAGATACAGAAAAAAGAAGAATTACCAATAGTAAAAAAATAATAAAAGCGAAAAGAAATACATTACTAGTATTGGTAGTATGGATGATAGGTGTTATGATGTTAATAAAAAAATTATATATTTCTTTTGCAACTGCAAGTATTTTAGGTGTATTAGTCAGCTTTTTATTTATGACAACATTAGGATATGCAATTATTGACACATTAAACAGCTTTTTTGAATGGTTTAAAACATTAAGTTTTTTAAAAGAAAGGAGGAGAAAAGGATGTTAA
- a CDS encoding redox-sensing transcriptional repressor Rex, giving the protein MKKGNKVSMAVIRRLPKYYRYLGELMESDVKRISSQQLSQLTGFTASQIRQDLNNFGGFGQQGYGYNVEDLHTQLGKILGLDRVYKTVIIGAGNLGHAIANYRSFEEEGFKVQAIFDADPRVIGTEIRGIKVRDVKELEDFVKENQIEIGIICTPKVVSQEIADKLVNSGVKGIWNFAPADLRVPEDVVVENVHLNESLFTLSYMLKEKMSE; this is encoded by the coding sequence ATGAAAAAAGGTAATAAAGTGTCAATGGCTGTTATAAGAAGACTACCAAAGTATTATAGATATCTTGGAGAACTAATGGAGAGTGATGTAAAAAGAATTTCATCTCAGCAGTTAAGTCAACTTACAGGATTTACTGCATCACAGATTAGACAGGACTTAAATAACTTTGGTGGCTTTGGCCAACAAGGATATGGTTATAATGTTGAAGATTTACATACTCAATTAGGAAAAATATTGGGTCTTGATAGAGTATATAAGACTGTAATAATAGGAGCTGGTAATTTGGGGCATGCAATAGCTAATTACCGTTCCTTTGAAGAAGAAGGTTTTAAGGTTCAGGCTATATTCGATGCAGATCCTAGAGTCATAGGAACAGAAATAAGAGGTATAAAAGTTAGGGATGTTAAAGAATTAGAGGATTTTGTTAAAGAAAATCAAATAGAGATAGGAATAATTTGTACACCTAAGGTTGTTAGTCAAGAAATAGCAGATAAATTAGTAAATAGCGGTGTGAAAGGAATTTGGAACTTTGCACCTGCTGATTTAAGAGTTCCTGAAGATGTTGTTGTTGAAAATGTTCATTTAAATGAAAGTTTATTTACGTTATCATATATGTTAAAAGAAAAAATGAGTGAATAA
- a CDS encoding Yip1 family protein yields MTENLNQNNNEIINEDVNETKPFTWWERLKYVFTNPVKLFDNLREYPKVLFPILLVSIGMMLLILLRLDSYREFLSSKMMEQLAKQGTEVPNLEGLVNTQVYISVIAMAVTPIVVWVFKSFLTNGLASVFGGDGKFKNAFSVISHAFIPVLLGQVIVTIISLIIGKFEVLINFAVLLPESMTGGLLYSILSQIDIFIIWYQILAIIGISQVYGIPRKKSTLAVLLPWITWLLIIGGLSTLKAPM; encoded by the coding sequence ATGACTGAAAATTTAAATCAAAACAATAACGAAATTATAAATGAGGACGTTAATGAAACTAAACCATTTACTTGGTGGGAAAGGTTAAAGTACGTATTTACAAATCCTGTTAAACTATTTGATAATTTAAGAGAGTATCCTAAAGTTTTATTTCCAATATTATTAGTTAGTATTGGAATGATGCTGCTAATATTATTAAGATTAGACAGTTATAGGGAATTTTTAAGTAGTAAGATGATGGAACAGTTAGCAAAACAGGGCACAGAAGTACCAAATTTAGAAGGCTTAGTTAATACACAGGTATATATATCAGTAATTGCGATGGCTGTTACGCCTATAGTTGTTTGGGTATTTAAGAGCTTTTTAACTAATGGGCTTGCATCTGTTTTTGGAGGAGATGGAAAATTTAAAAATGCTTTTTCTGTTATTTCACATGCTTTTATACCTGTATTATTAGGTCAGGTTATTGTAACTATTATTTCTTTAATAATAGGGAAATTTGAGGTACTTATTAATTTTGCAGTACTGTTGCCAGAATCAATGACTGGTGGGTTACTATACAGCATATTATCTCAAATTGATATATTTATAATTTGGTATCAAATATTAGCTATTATAGGTATTTCTCAAGTATATGGAATACCAAGAAAAAAATCTACTTTGGCAGTATTATTGCCTTGGATAACTTGGTTATTAATAATCGGAGGGTTATCAACTTTGAAAGCTCCGATGTAA